A window of Rhododendron vialii isolate Sample 1 chromosome 13a, ASM3025357v1 contains these coding sequences:
- the LOC131314786 gene encoding methyl-CpG-binding domain-containing protein 7 isoform X2, whose translation MEEEEDNVALSCSMLVPFRNPTPAHHGGVVQPVRRQLAVVVPPTTSAITAASSFSGFELPRGWYVESVPRADGIRSDRYYHEPETGKKFRSTKEVERYLTGVEYTPRSRSRSDRPFTLGKMSSRSRKMIVSGGMLLPLDKRGSSRRQLVVAPTVTAAMTPFNLPDGWVVEEVPRKCHGWFDKYYYEPGTGRKFRSLLSVQRYLAEVGEDAPLSQLFKSANRVKKFGLQKKFSSGKLKSSTSDIPKPPEKINWVLADPRGNTWNPFIGESMIPEPIKQRWANRFAVSIDDTNSTAHLLKDKVHDD comes from the exons atggaggaggaggaggacaacGTGGCGCTCTCTTGCTCAATGCTGGTCCCTTTCCGAAACCCGACCCCCGCTCACCACGGCGGCGTCGTTCAGCCCGTCCGCCGCCAACTGGCGGTGGTGGTGCCCCCCACAACCTCCGCAATCACCGCCGCCTCCTCCTTCTCGGGGTTCGAACTCCCTCGCGGATGGTACGTGGAGAGCGTACCCCGCGCCGACGGCATCCGTTCCGACAGG TATTACCATGAGCCTGAGACTGGAAAGAAGTTCCGTTCCACAAAAGAAGTTGAGAGATACCTAACAGGAGTGGAATATACACCACGGTCACGGTCAAGGTCAGATAGGCCATTCACACTGGGTAAAATG AGTTCACGTTCCAGGAAAATGATTGTTTCAGGAGGAATG TTGTTGCCACTGGATAAGAGGGGATCTAGCCGACGACAATTAGTTGTGGCCCCCACCGTCACTGCAGCTATGACACCGTTCAATCTCCCTGATGGTTGGGTTGTGGAGGAGGTACCCCGCAAGTGCCATGGTTGGTTTGACAAG TACTACTATGAACCTGGGACTGGACGGAAGTTCAGATCCCTGCTTTCTGTTCAGCGATATCTGGCAGAAGTGGGAGAGGATGCACCCCTTTCCCAGTTGTTTAAATCGGCCAACCGTGTTAAG AAATTTGGATTGCAGAAGAAATTTTCTTCAGGGAAGTTGAAGAGTTCAACATCTGATATCCCCAAGCCACCGGAAAAAATCAACTGGGTTCTTGCTGATCCTAGAGGGAATACGTGGAACCCTTTCATTGGAGAATCAATGATTCCAGAACCTATAAAACAACGATGGGCCAATAGATTTGCGGTATCCATCGATGACACAAATTCTACTGCACATTTGTTGAAAGACAAAG TTCATGATGATTAG
- the LOC131314786 gene encoding methyl-CpG-binding domain-containing protein 7 isoform X1: MEEEEDNVALSCSMLVPFRNPTPAHHGGVVQPVRRQLAVVVPPTTSAITAASSFSGFELPRGWYVESVPRADGIRSDRYYHEPETGKKFRSTKEVERYLTGVEYTPRSRSRSDRPFTLGKMSSRSRKMIVSGGMLLPLDKRGSSRRQLVVAPTVTAAMTPFNLPDGWVVEEVPRKCHGWFDKYYYEPGTGRKFRSLLSVQRYLAEVGEDAPLSQLFKSANRVKKFGLQKKFSSGKLKSSTSDIPKPPEKINWVLADPRGNTWNPFIGESMIPEPIKQRWANRFAVSIDDTNSTAHLLKDKGTCAWFTKNTKVMLNVLTISGTLFYMIR, translated from the exons atggaggaggaggaggacaacGTGGCGCTCTCTTGCTCAATGCTGGTCCCTTTCCGAAACCCGACCCCCGCTCACCACGGCGGCGTCGTTCAGCCCGTCCGCCGCCAACTGGCGGTGGTGGTGCCCCCCACAACCTCCGCAATCACCGCCGCCTCCTCCTTCTCGGGGTTCGAACTCCCTCGCGGATGGTACGTGGAGAGCGTACCCCGCGCCGACGGCATCCGTTCCGACAGG TATTACCATGAGCCTGAGACTGGAAAGAAGTTCCGTTCCACAAAAGAAGTTGAGAGATACCTAACAGGAGTGGAATATACACCACGGTCACGGTCAAGGTCAGATAGGCCATTCACACTGGGTAAAATG AGTTCACGTTCCAGGAAAATGATTGTTTCAGGAGGAATG TTGTTGCCACTGGATAAGAGGGGATCTAGCCGACGACAATTAGTTGTGGCCCCCACCGTCACTGCAGCTATGACACCGTTCAATCTCCCTGATGGTTGGGTTGTGGAGGAGGTACCCCGCAAGTGCCATGGTTGGTTTGACAAG TACTACTATGAACCTGGGACTGGACGGAAGTTCAGATCCCTGCTTTCTGTTCAGCGATATCTGGCAGAAGTGGGAGAGGATGCACCCCTTTCCCAGTTGTTTAAATCGGCCAACCGTGTTAAG AAATTTGGATTGCAGAAGAAATTTTCTTCAGGGAAGTTGAAGAGTTCAACATCTGATATCCCCAAGCCACCGGAAAAAATCAACTGGGTTCTTGCTGATCCTAGAGGGAATACGTGGAACCCTTTCATTGGAGAATCAATGATTCCAGAACCTATAAAACAACGATGGGCCAATAGATTTGCGGTATCCATCGATGACACAAATTCTACTGCACATTTGTTGAAAGACAAAGGTACTTGTGCTTGGTTTACCAAAAACACAAAGGTCATGTTAAATGTTCTCACTATTTCTGGTACACTGTTCTATATGATTCGTTGA
- the LOC131314785 gene encoding protein ALP1-like yields the protein MGPVKGYKKRRKVEPNVSASGSSEEGSLDWWDALSKRIGGISSPSKGLEKFESMFKISRKTFNYICSLVKDGMMAKTSNFMFSNGKPMCLNDQVAIALRRLSSGDSLIAVADSFGTNHSTVSQLTWRFVEAMEERGIHHLQWPSTEQEMTKIKSKFEKIRGLPNCCGAIDTTHITMLLSSTEMDSNVWLDREKNHSMILQAIVDPDMRFRDIVTGWPGKMDDFDVLQRSTFFKLCEKGERLNGKKMKLSEGTELREYIVGDSGFPILPWLITPFKGKENSESKVEFNKRHFATRVVAHRALTRLKEMWRIIQGVMWRPDKNRLPRIILVCCILHNIVIDMEDDVYDELVLSHHHDAGYKQEVCKFADKTALVLRDNLSLYVSGRL from the coding sequence GTATTTCATCTCCGTCAAAGGGCTTGGAAAAGTTCGAGTCCATGTTCAAGATCTCCAGAAAAACGTTCAACTATATATGTTCCCTTGTCAAGGACGGTATGATGGCCAAGACATCAAACTTCATGTTTAGCAATGGAAAACCAATGTGCTTAAATGATCAAGTGGCCATAGCTTTAAGGAGGCTGAGCTCTGGTGATTCACTAATAGCAGTGGCGGATTCATTCGGCACTAATCACTCAACCGTCTCTCAACTGACATGGCGTTTCGTGGAGGCCATGGAAGAAAGAGGGATTCACCACCTTCAGTGGCCTTCCACTGAGCAAGAAATGACGAAAATAAAATCGAAGTTTGAGAAAATCAGAGGCCTTCCAAATTGTTGTGGCGCGATCGACACCACCCACATTACTATGCTATTGTCATCAACCGAAATGGACAGTAATGTGTGGCTCGATCGTGAGAAGAACCATAGTATGATTTTGCAAGCAATTGTGGACCCAGATATGAGGTTTCGTGATATAGTTACTGGATGGCCGGGAAAAATGGATGATTTCGATGTGCTTCAGAGGTCAACTTTCTTCAAGCTTTGTGAGAAAGGAGAGAGGTTAAATGGGAAAAAGATGAAGCTCTCAGAAGGAACAGAACTAAGGGAATATATAGTTGGTGATTCAGGTTTTCCGATATTGCCTTGGCTTATAACCCCTTTTAAAGGGAAAGAGAATTCGGAATCGAAGGTTGAGTTCAATAAGCGGCATTTCGCCACGCGTGTGGTGGCACATAGGGCGTTGACAAGGTTGAAGGAGATGTGGAGGATAATTCAAGGAGTGATGTGGAGACCAGACAAGAATAGGTTGCCGAGGATTATTCTTGTCTGTTGCATTCTGCATAACATTGTGATTGACATGGAAGATGATGTTTATGATGAGTTAGTTTTGTCTCACCACCACGACGCCGGCTACAAACAAGAGGTTTGTAAATTTGCTGACAAGACTGCTTTGGTTTTGAGAGATAATCTATCTCTATACGTGTCCGGAAGACTCTGA